The Pygocentrus nattereri isolate fPygNat1 chromosome 4, fPygNat1.pri, whole genome shotgun sequence genome includes a window with the following:
- the kifap3a gene encoding kinesin-associated protein 3a, translated as MQADDVRYLTRKVKGGSLDVHPTEKALVVHYEVEARILGQTGDAMLGERKSCQKIIRLKSLSPNTDIGSLARKVVEECRLISPSKLPEVEQLLFYLQNRKSPTEKKEKKPIKPRDPTPFEGMELDEEANINSIDDYVELLYEDVPEKIRGATLILHLARNPDNLEELLQNETALGALARVLREDWKQSVDLATTIIYIFFCFSSFIQFHGLITYYKIGALCMNIIEHELKRYDLWQEELQKKKKAGEDDPENQNLKKEYEKALKKYQGLLTKQEQLLRVALYLLLNLSEDTRTELKMRNKNIVHLLVKTLDRDNEELLVLVVSFLKKLSIFLENKNDMADTDTVEKLAKLVPCEHEDLLNVTLRLLLNLSFDTGLRSKMVQVGLLPKLTTMLGDETQRHLAMRILYHISMDDRFKSMFAYTDCIPQMMKMLFDCVEERMDPELISFCINLAANKRNAQLICEGNGLKMLMKRALKLKDPLMMKVIRNVSQHDGPSKNLFIDYVGDLAAQIGQNEEEEFVIECLGTLANLTIPDLDWELVLKEYNLVPFLKDHLKPGCAEDDLVLEVVIMIGTVSMDDSCAAMLAKSGIIPALIELLNAQQEDDEFVCQIVYVFYQMVFHQATREVIIKETQAPAYLIDLMHDKNAEIRKVCDNTLDIIAEYDEEWGRKIQNEKFRWHNSQWLEMVENRQMDEAEPFMYSDEGEPFLQGGDILERPDLFYSADGIITADSAISPEFFTDFQNGDFIGQQGFPSSAVSDGFGQVAGGPLRPATAYGFRPDEQYYYSYSASR; from the exons atgcaggcAGACGACGTAAGATATTTAACGCG GAAGGTCAAGGGAGGCAGTCTGGATGTCCATCCTACGGAGAAAGCTCTTGTTGTACACTATGAAGTGGAAGCCAGGATTTTGGGACAGACGGGGGATGCAATGCTGGGAGAACGCAAGTCATGTCAGAAAAT catTCGTCTGAAAAGCCTTAGTCCCAACACTGACATTGGCTCTTTAGCACGGAAGGTGGTGGAGGAATGCAGGCTCATTTCCCCATCCAAACTTCCAGAGGTGGAGCAGCTGCTCTTCTATCTGCAGAACCGCAAGTCTCCCACAG agaaaaaagagaagaaaccgATTAAGCCACGGGATCCTACTCCTTTTGAAGGGATGGAG CTGGATGAGGAGGCCAACATTAACAGCATAGATGATTACGTGGAGCTGTTGTACGAGGATGTCCCAGAAAAAATCAGAGGAGCTACACTTATCCTGCACCTGGCCCGTAACCCCGACAACCTGGAGGAGCTGCTACAGAACG AGACGGCCCTGGGTGCTCTGGCTCGAGTATTGAGAGAGGACTGGAAGCAGAGCGTGGATCTGGCAACCACCATCATCTACAtcttcttctgtttctccaG TTTCATCCAATTCCATGGACTGATCACCTATTACAAGATTGGCGCCCTGTGTATGAACATTATTGAGCACGAACTGAAGAGGTATGACCTCTGGCAGGAGGAGctgcagaagaagaaaaaggctG GGGAAGATGACCCAGAGAACCAGAACCTGAAGAAAGAGTATGAGAAAGCTTTGAAGAAGTACCAGGGCTTGCTGACCAAACAGGAGCAGCTGCTTAGAG TGGCTCTGTATCTGCTGCTAAACCTGTCTGAGGACACACGCACTGAGCTGAAGATGAGGAACAAGAACATAGTGCACCTGCTGGTGAAGACCCTGGACCGGGACAATGAGGAGCTCCTGGTGTTGGTGGTGTCCTTCCTCAAGAAACTCAGCATCTTTCTGGAAAACAAGAATGATATG GCTGACACTGACACAGTGGAGAAGCTGGCTAAGTTGGTGCCCTGTGAACATGAAGATCTGCTGAATGTCACTCTCCGTCTCCTCCTCAACCTCTCCTTCGACACAGGCCTCCGCAGCAAGATGGTGCAGGTGGGCCTGCTGCCCAAACTCACCACCATGTTAG gaGATGAAACACAGAGGCATCTGGCCATGCGCATCCTGTACCACATCAGCATGGATGACCGTTTCAAGTCCATGTTTGCCTACACTGACTGCATTCCTCAG ATGATGAAGATGCTGTTTGATTGCGTTGAGGAGAGGATGGACCCGGAGCTCATCTCCTTCTGCATCAACTTGGCTGCCAATAAGAGGAATGCCCAGCTAATTTGTGAAG GTAATGGGTTGAAGATGCTGATGAAAAGAGCACTGAAACTGAAGGATCCTCTGATGATGAAAGTGATCCGGAACGTGTCGCAGCATGATGGGCCTTCCAAGAACCTATTCATT GACTATGTTGGAGACCTAGCAGCTCAGATTGGACAGAATGAGGAGGAGGAGTTTGTCATCGAGTGCCTGGGCACACTGGCTAACCTCACCATTCCTGATCTGGACTGGGAGCTTGTCCTCAAAGAATACAACCTAGTGCCCTTTCTGAAAGACCATCTCAAACCTG GCTGTGCAGAAGATGACCTTGTGTTGGAGGTGGTGATCATGATTGGCACCGTCTCCATGGATGACTCTTGTGCTGCAATGTTAGCCAAGTCAGGCATCATTCCTGCTCTCATAGAGCTTCTCAATG CGCAACAGGAGGACGATGAGTTTGTGTGTCAGATTGTGTATGTCTTCTACCAGATGGTGTTTCACCAGGCCACCAGAGAAGTCATTATAAAGGAGACCC AAGCTCCAGCTTACCTCATTGACCTGATGCATGACAAGAACGCTGAAATCCGCAAAGTCTGTGACAACACATTGGACATTATTGCG GAATATGATGAAGAGTGGGGGAGGAAGATCCAGAATGAGAAGTTTCGCTGGCATAACTCTCAGTGGCTGGAGATGGTGGAGAACCGGCAGATGGATGAAGCAGAACCCTTCATGTACAGCGATGAAGGAGAGCCCTTCTTGCAGGGAGGAGACATCCTGGAGCGTCCCGACCTCTTCTATAGTGCAG ATGGGATAATCACAGCCGACAGTGCCATCAGTCCAGAATTCTTCACAGACTTCCAGAACGGAGATTTTATAGGACAACAGGGTTTCCCCAGCAG